A single window of Dendropsophus ebraccatus isolate aDenEbr1 chromosome 5, aDenEbr1.pat, whole genome shotgun sequence DNA harbors:
- the LOC138793374 gene encoding olfactory receptor 2AT4-like: protein MANQSDVLKIILVGFPGLKEEYYVPVSLVMLLLYLASLLANGTVITLVVWKKNLHKPMYIIIANLACADLLFDTITLPKIIAKYWFGVTMTFPECLLQMFLVHYLNTTDSYIFMLMAIDRYFAICKPLRYSSIISNKVVAISCWVCWVVASVTALTALIMNSQAPPCGYNRINTLMCTNIAVTALACKDVSIIKKTTFAFSMFILFVPLSFIILSYITIINIIRVSANKENWQKAFYTCTTHLCVMTVHYAPRVFVYTANEVGLVFNADLNVFILCLYSYIPHIANPIIYCLRNKAITQTYRSFYLRIKKIGVRDHLSSSTVTK, encoded by the coding sequence ATGGCAAATCAGTCAGATGTTCTGAAGATAATTCTCGTAGGTTTTCCAGGACTGAAGGAAGAATATTATGTACCAGTGTCCCTGGTGATGCTCCTGTTATATTTGGCATCTCTTTTGGCCAATGGCACCGTCATCACTCTGGTGGTCTGGAAGAAGAACCTACACAAGCCAATGTATATTATAATAGCAAACCTGGCCTGTGCCGACCTACTGTTCGACACTATAACGTTACCTAAGATCATCGCCAAGTATTGGTTTGGAGTGACAATGACCTTTCCCGAATGTCTTCTTCAAATGTTTCTTGTCCATTACCTGAACACCACGGACTCCTATATCTTCATGCTTATGGCCATTGACCGATACTTTGCCATCTGTAAGCCCCTAAGATACTCCTCAATCATTAGCAACAAGGTGGTTGCCATTTCTTGTTGGGTTTGTTGGGTCGTAGCCAGTGTGACTGCATTGACCGCTCTTATCATGAACTCTCAAGCACCTCCATGTGGGTATAATAGGATCAACACATTAATGTGCACCAACATAGCAGTCACGGCCCTGGCCTGCAAAGATGTCTCCATTATCAAGAAGACCACCTTTGCGTTCTCCATGTTCATACTGTTTGTGCCTTTGAGCTTTATCATACTATCCTATATAACCATAATCAATATTATACGGGTATCAGCCAACAAGGAGAACTGGCAGAAGGCCTTCTACACGTGTACCACTCATCTGTGTGTCATGACTGTGCACTATGCACCACGCGTGTTCGTCTATACGGCCAATGAAGTTGGGTTGGTCTTCAATGCGGATTTGAATGTGTTTATACTTTGCCTATATTCATATATCCCACATATCGCTAATCCCATCATATACTGTCTCAGGAATAAGGCCATCACGCAGACATATAGAAGTTTCTATTTAAGAATAAAGAAAATAGGAGTCAGGGACCATCTCTCCTCCAGCACTGTGACAAAATAA